ATGACGCCTTTACGATGTATTGCAGGAAAATTACTTACATAGAGATAATGTGCGAATGCATTTTCTGTGGTGTCATTTTCGCTGTCGTTATCTGTCAGTGTTAATGTTTTGCCATTGTCTAATCTGAACTGCAGGCTGCTTCCCATGCGTTTAACGCTGGTGTCGCGACTCAATGCAAGTGCTTCACTGGTGTCGATAGGTTGTGCTTTGAATTTTTCAAATACAGCAGAATCGATGGTATAAACTAAGAATGTTTTGTTGGCCAGTTCAACAGTATCGATTGGTTCTTCAGAAGTGGCGGGTACATCTGCAAATACAATACCCGTAGAATCGGCGGCAGGTTCTTTCGTTTTACGCTGGCCGCAGCTTGCGAGTACACAGGCAACGGCTATCAGATAAATCAGGTTTTTGTACATATACTTTTTAAAATTTCTGATCTGCAAAAGTAAGTAATAGTAGTTATGATATGGTTAGATGATTATCCGGGCAATCTGTTTCCGTCGGATTCAGATAAGGTAGGATATAGCAGATATCCGCAGATGATCCCGCTGATAAAGCCTGATATATGGGCAACATTATCTATCTCTCCTACAAAAAAAGCAGCAATGATATTAAGTCCTGCAAATAATCCGATAAACACCAGGAATGGAATGCGTGCCGTTGTTTTGAATAAAGACGTGGTTAATAGTGCCAGGAAGGCCCCATATACGCCAAATATAGCACCGGAGGCACCTACGGCCACCGCATCCCTGTGAAACCAGATGCTCGCATAGTCGGCGAATAATCCGGTGGCAAAGTAGATAATGCATAGGCGGGGGCCTCTTACTACCGGTTCCAGGAACAGGCCGGCTATAAACAATCCCATCATGTTGGTGATAAGATGCCATAATCCGGCATGCAGGAACATGCTGGTAAAGATGCGCCAGTATTGTTGCTGATCTACTGTCAGCGGCCAGTAATTAGCGCCGCTGTGAAGCAGGTCATCCGCATTACCCGATAAAAAATCATACCGGCTGACAGCTATCACCAAAAACACGATGGTATTTACGGCGATCAGCGCCAGAGTTACCGGCATATTCCTAAGGTGCTTACTGATTTGCATTCATGATAAGTTACGAAAAAATCGGGTAATTGTTCCTGAAATCAGCAGGCATTATGGCAAATCTCCGGCTATTCGTACTGATAGTCAACCATGGTTTGCTGCTGGGATTTCAGGTGGGTATAACCCTCCGTATTGACAAATACCTGCGCACTTTTAGGATAGCCATTGCTGTTGTAGGCGTAAATATATTGTACGGTAGTTGTTCTGTTAAAACTAGAAATGCTTTTACCGGCAGTTGTCTGCTGGTTTTCCTTCAGCCTTACCAGCGACGGGTTATTGCGGCTGATATGCAGCATCAGGTTGCAGAGATCAGGCAATGGTGCTTCCGGATGGCATTGTGGTAAGGAATCCGTCAGCAGCAGCTGATTGGCGAGGTCTCTCATGGGGTTGCGGGAGAAATCCCATTCATATTGAGAGGTGGTAAAATAGATGGTAGTATCGTTGTCTTCTGCCTGTTTAATATTTTTCCAGTCGGCATTTCCTTCTACGTAGTTCCAGGAAGTGGCCTGTCTGGATTGGTTGTATTTAAGTGAGAGTGGCTGGTTGTTGAGCCATCTTACCTGGGCTGTCTGTACTTTCTGATGGTTTTTATTGAAGAAGTCGACCTGGCGGATATTTCCATTGAGGTCCCAGTCGGTAACGGTGGCTGTTTGGGCCACGGTGGTCTGGTTGCCATTGTCCTGTTCGTATGTCATGCCGGTAACGCGGCTGAAGCGGTCGTAATCGAACCGGACAGTGGTGGTATCGGAGGTATTGATATAACGGGTAATGGCGGTAAGCTGGCCTTTGTCGTTGTATTTGAAAGCCAGTGCCGGCTTTTGTTCACCGTGGACGGTGATGGCCTGCAGGCGTGGAGTGGTGAATTTACCGCGTTGCGCGTTGCATGCGGTGATAAACACCGGGAGAAAGAGGGCGAATAAATATTTCATGAATGGGCGGATATATGCCCTGAAAATAATAAAATAGTGGAGTAGGGGCAAAAAAAATCCTCTCCCGTTACCAGGAGAGGAAATCTCTTTTCGGTAAAACCGAATATTACTCAGCTACAACTTCGAATTCCAGTTCGGTTTCGTTGCCTTTACCGAAATCCAGGCGAGCTTTGTAAGTACCTAATTCTTTCACATCATCGATGATGTGGATACGGCGACGGTCAATTTCGTAACCTTTCTGTTCTTTAATTGCGCGAGCAATCTGAACACCGGTAACGCTACCGAAGATTTTACCGGAAGTACCGGTTTTAGCGCCGATCTTAACAGGAGAAGCTTTCAGAACTTCCACTACTTTAGCGATTTCCGCCAGCAGTTTCTCTTCTTTCACTTTCTGTACTTTCAGGCGTTCCTGCAGTTGTTTCAGGTTAGAAGGACTAGCTTCTACCGCAAACTTCTGAGGGATCAGGAAATTCCTGGCGTAACCATTCTTTACGGAAACCAGTTCATTCTTCTGACCCAGGTTGTCAACGTCTTGTATTAAGATAATTTGCATAACTTCTTACTTTAAAAGGTCAGTAACATAAGGCAATAAAGCCATTTGACGAGCTTTCTTAATAGCCTGGGCTACTTTACGCTGAAATTTCAGGGAGTTACCTGTAATACGACGTGGCAACATCTTGCCCTGATCGTTCAGAAATTTCTTCAAAAACTCCGCGTCTTTGTAATCTACATACTTGATGCCCATTTTCTTAAAACGGCAGTATTTCTTCTGACGTTTTTCAGTTTTTACGGCTGTTAAGTATTTGATCTCTTGTTTCGGTTTAACTGCCATAATTTTAAGCTTCAGTGGTTTTAGATTCTGCATTTACACCGTAGTTCTTGCGGTTGTTATACGCAACAGCGTATTTGTCAAGCGCAGTAGTCATGTGGCGTAATACATTTTCATCGCGGTTCAGCTGAACTTTCAGCTTCTCATTGAGGTCGGTTGGCGCAGTGTATTCCAGAACCAGGTACATTCCTGTAGTCTTTTTCCGGATAGGATACGCCAGTGATCTTAATCCCCAGGGATTTTCGTGCGTTACATTTCCGCCGTTATCTTTAATGATATCAGCGAATTTTTTAGAAGCCGCTTTGTAATCGTCTTCCGAAAGCACAGGGGTAAAGATCACCATCAATTCGTAGTTCATAATTCCCTGTTTTTTGATAGGTTTAATAAAAAAATTTGGATCGCAAAGATACAGAAGTATTCCCAATTTCCAGTTAATAAGAAGCTTTATTCCATAATATTCTTTCTTTTTCGCGTATTGTGCTATAGATCAATTAATAACATATTATTATTTGTATGGACAGTCTACCGGTAGAACGGGTTTTAAGGGCTGCCTCAGGCAGCCCTTAAAACCCGTTTCTGGCCAGCGCCGAAGGCGCTGGCCAGAAACGGGAAAAACAAACGGAAGGCATTATCTGATAAAATGCCAGACCCCGCTTCCAGCGGCAAACAGTCAACTTGTCAGCCCGCTTCCCGCTGGCACAACCTTTGAACCCAACGCCTCGGATTTAAAAATTAGTTTACCCATGCAAAAAGGTGCTATACGTGTACAAACGGAAAATATCTTTCCGATCATCAAGAAATTCCTCTATTCCGACCACGAAATCTTTATTCGTGAACTGGTAAGTAACGCCGTTGACGCCACCCAAAAACTTAAAACCCTCGCCAGCGTCGGTGAGTTTAAAGGTGAACTGGGAAATATCGATATCGAGGTAAGACTCGATAAAGAGAAAAAAACAATCACCATCGCGGACCATGGCGTGGGCATGACCGCAGAAGAAGTAGATAAATATATTAACCAGGTAGCCTTCTCCGGTGCAGAAGAATTCCTGAAGAAATATAAAGGACAGGAAAATGGAACCAATATCATCGGGCACTTCGGCCTCGGTTTCTACTCCTCCTTTATGATCAGTAACCAGGTGGAAATCTTTACCAAATCATGGAAAGAAGACGCCCCGGCAGTAAGATGGGAATGCGATGGCAGCCCGGAATATACCCTCGAAGAAACTGCCAAATCTGATCGCGGTACCGAAATTGTCATGCATGTCAACGCCGAAAGCGAAGAATTCCTCGATGAAGGCCGTATCAGATCTATCCTGACAAAATTCTGTAAGTTCCTGCCAGTACCAGTGAAGTTCGAAGGCGAACAAATCAACAATACCAGCCCGGCATGGACTAAAAAACCAAGCGAATTAACCACCGAAGATTATCAGAACTTCTATAAAGAATTATATCCTTTCGCAGAACCACCGCTGTTCTGGATACACCTGAACGTAGATTATCCGTTCAACCTGACCGGTATCCTCTACTTCCCTAAAATCAGCAAGAGCTACGAAATTCAGAAAGATAAAATTAACCTCTACTCCAACCAGGTATATGTTACCGACGAGGTGAAAGATATCGTTCCTGAATTCCTCATGCTCCTGCATGGTGTGATCGACAGCCCGGATATCCCGCTGAACGTTAGCCGCAGCTACCTTCAGGGCGATCCTAACGTGAAAAAAATCAACGGTTATATCACCAAAAAAGTGGCTGATAAACTGGACGAAATGTTCCGTAACGATCGTAAAGGATTCGAAGAAAAATGGGAATCAGTAGGCCTCTTCGTGAAGTATGGCATGATGACCGACGATAAATTCCTGGAGAAAGCTAATAAATTCCTGCTCCTGGAAGATGTGGCAGATGGTAAATTCTATACACAGGAAGAATACCGCACCGCCGCTACTGCACTGCAAACCAACAAGGAAGGTAAACTGGTCATCCTCTATTCTACCAACCCTGTGGCGCAGGACAGCTACGTGCAGGCTGCCCGTAAAAAAGGCTTTATTGTTATAAAAATGGAAACACTGGTGGATTCCGCATTTATCAACAATATCGAAATGAAATGGGATAATGTACAGTTTACCCGCGTGGATGCTGATATCGCCAATAACCTGATCGATAAGGACGAATCAGTGGAAACACTGCTGTCCCAGGACCAGGAAGATACACTGAAAAACCTCTTCACCACAGAGGTTACGCAGCCTAATATCAAAGTGGATATGAAAGGGCTTACCGCTGATGTACAGCCGGTAATCGTTACCCGTCCTGAGTTCATGCGTCGTATGAAAGATATGGCCAACATGGGTGGTGCCGGTATGAACTGGTACGCCGCCATGCCGGATGAAATCAATATGACCATCAACGCTAACCACCCGGTTTACCTGCAAATTCTCAGAGAGAAAAACGCTGATCTGCAACATAAGCAAATCAAAAACCTGGCTGACCTGGCGTTACTCTCCCAGAACCTCCTGACAGGTGCTGATCTTACCGCTTTCGTCAACAGAAGCGTTGAGCTGATGAGCCAGGAAGAAGAGGCGTAAGCATTAATATAATCATCTACATAAAAAGATTATCTCAAATCATCATTACCAGTAAAATGCCGGTAAAAGACTTTGAGATAATCTTTTTTTATTTTTTTCTAAATCCTTTCCTGTATTGTTTTAGCAGCTTATCCGCTGCTCACCAGCAAGCAAAATATTTCAGTTCTGCATCACTTATAAATAAATGTTATATCATCCGCTTCCTGAAGTATAATAAATGCTTTTAACTCCCGTTATTCCTTTTAATTTGCACACCCCACTGTAATAAAAATATTTGCAGCATATCATTGTAAAACCTGGTCCCGGCTTGATGCCGGGGCCTTTTTAGTTTATAGGAGTTATATGAAAAAAAGAACAATTAAGAATTTTAACCATGTCATCTTGCTGAGCATGCTCGCACTCTTTTCCTGTTCCAAAAAGGAAACCTCCGTTCCGGTCAGTAAGCCGGATGTATTCGAGTCGCAAACTGTTGGTATCACCAGCAAAAAGACCACTGCTGTCAATGGCAATATCTCCGATTATCTGTTGTATATCCCTGATGGATATAATGATAGAAAGGATTACAGATGGCCCATTGTTATTTTTTTACATGGAGTTGGGGAGATAGGAACCAATGTGGAAATTCTCCGAAATGTAGGCCTGCCAAAGGTAGTGAGTGGTAAACCCTTTGTAATGGTTGCGCCGCAATGCAATGCTACCTGGTGGAACAGGGATGTACTACAACAGTTTTACCGGGAAGTAACTACCAAATACCATGTGGATAGCAACAGGGTATATCTGACTGGTTTGAGTATGGGAGGAATTGCCACCTGGGATTGGATTTGTGCATATCCGCAAAACTTTGCGGCGGCTGTTCCCATCGCAGGTTCCGGTGATCCTAACCTGGTGAAAAATGTGAAGAGCCTGCCGATATGGGCATTCCATTCGGCGGATGATCCTACTGTAAATGTGGAAGGCTCCCGGGCGCCGGTGAAAGCCCTGCAGGCGATCGGTGGTAATGTGAAGTATACGGAATATCCAACCGGAGGCCATGATTCCTGGACGCGTGCCTATGCTACCGCGGATTTATACACCTGGCTGCTGGCACAACACAGATAATTAAACTAATAGTAAGCGGAAACGCTTTGTCCCTATGCTTTTGGGGCTGATTTGTCCAGTTGCTCATCTGTAGAAAAACTGGTCAGGTCAGCCCCTTTTCTGTTATTTTTTCGGGAGATGATTTAACGGATGTCTATCACTTTTAACTGCAGACTGGTTTGGCCGTTCCATTCGTTTTCATCCAGTGTAAAAGCCATATCAAACGACTTCTTACTACTCACCAGGTGGAACTTTTCTGACATATAAAACCCGATACCATTGAAGGAAGGGCCGCTGTTGCCTTGTCTGACAGAAAATTTAATATGTTCTTCTTTAACGAGCTTGGAGAAACCGGTATCACGGAGGTTTCTGGCCAGGAATACAGGCCGGAGATTTTCTGGACCTAATGGCTCAAATTGCTTGAGTATATTATAGAATGCGGGTGTAATATCACTGAACATTAATTCGGTATCGATTACAATCTCAGGCACCAGCATATCTGCGGTAATGGTTCGGGAAACAACTTCTTCAAACCGCTCCTGGAAAGCTTTTACGTTCTCCGGGCGTAGCGTCATACCAGCTGCATAGAAGTGTCCGCCGTAATTTTCCAGCAGGTCTTTACACTGATGTATGGCCTCATATACATTAAATCCTGATACCGATCTTGCCGATCCTGCCACCATATCGTTCGACTGTGTAAGGATAACGGTAGGTCTGTAGTAGAATTTGTCTATCAGCCGGGATGCTACGATACCTACTACACCTTTGTGCCAGTGGGCCTGATAAAGGACGGTAGATTTTTTATTCGCGAGCGTTATATCATTTTGTATCAGCGCTACTGCCTCCTGTGTGATGGTGCTGTCAATTTCCTTTCTGTCGAAATTGTCTGCATGGAGGATGGCTGCAATGGCATTGGCTTTTTCAGGATCATCTTCGATAAACAGGTTGACGGCCTTTCTGGCGTCGTCCATTCTGCCGGCGGCGTTTACACGCGGGGCGATGACGAATACCAGGTTGGAGATGGTCAATGGTTCTTTCTGTTCATTGAGCAGCATCAGTGCTTTGATGCCTGGCAGCGGGTCTTCATTGACTTTTTTCAGTCCATGGAAGGCCAGTACACGGTTTTCGCCCGTCATTGGTACAATATCGGCTGCGATGCTGGTAGCAACGAGGTCGAGGTATTTATTGGGCGCACTTTCCGGCAGGCCACGTTTCAGTGCGATGGCGCTGATCAGCTTATAGCCGATACCGCATCCGCTGAGCTCTTTATATGGATAAGGGCAATCGTATTGTTTAGGATTGAGGATCGCCACAGCGGGAGGTAATATTGCATCCGGCAGGTGGTGGTCACATATAATGAAATCTATGCCAGCTGATCTGGCATCAGCGATAAGGTCTATTGATTTGATACCGCAGTCGAGTGCTATCACGAGACTGAAATCATTTTCCTTCGCGTAATCGATACCTTGGGTAGAGATTCCATAGCCTTCACGGTAGCGGTGAGGGATATAGTATTCGATATCACTATATAGCTGACGGAGAAAGTCGAAGACGGTAGCTACGGCTGTGGTGCCGTCTACGTCATAGTCGCCGTATACCAGTATTTTTTCATGACGGAAGAAAGCCAGCTCTATTCTTGCGATGGCTTTGTCCATATCTTTCATGAGCCAGGGGTCGTGTAAATCTGCCAGTGTAGGTCTGAAAAACTGCCGGGCAGCTTCGTAGGTATGAACATTTCGCTGCACTAACAGCCGGCATAGCAGGGGATGTATGCGCAGTGATGATTGCAGCAGATGTTCCTGATTTGGTTGATAAGCTTTTACTGTCCAGCGTTTCTGCATTATAATATATTCAGGATTCTGTGAGCTATGTACTAATATAATGAAGGCAAATCATAACTAGGAGCATAATATAGCCATTAGCGTTCTTTGGGAACGCTTTCTGCATTTTACATTTTATATTTTACATTTTTAGAAAATTCTTTATCAGAAGGTTCTGTCAGTGGTATATCTTACCATAGATTCCAGTCCGTTCCTGATATTGGTTTGGGGGAGGCTATGGAGGATGGCGAGTGCTTCGTCCCTGTACTGGAACATTTTCTGCGTTGCATATTCTATTCCGCCAGAAGCTTTTACGATATCGATTACTTCGTTTACTTTTTCCTTATCAGTATTATGATTTTTTACAATATTGATAATTTTTCTACGAATTTCCGTGGAGGCGTGTTCCAAAGTATAAATGAGAGGGAGGGTCATTTTTTTCTCGCGGATGTCTATCCCTGTTGGTTTTCCGATTTTTTCAGTGCCATAATCAAAGAGGTCATCTTTAATTTGGAATGCAATTCCTACTTTTTCACCGAACAACCTCATTTGTTCAGTTGTTGTTTCATCGTTAGTGGTGCTCCAGGCACCCGCTGCACAGGCAGAAGCCAGAAGAGAAGCGGTTTTGCGTCGAATGATTTCGAAATAGATATCTTCCTTGATATTGAGTTTCCTGGTTTTCTCTATTTGAAGGAGTTCCCCTTCACTCATGGCCTGAACGGCATCTGAGATCAGTTTTAAAGTTCTGAATTCGTTATTGTCAAGACATAGAGATAAGCCTTTAGACAGGAGATAATCACCTACGAGAACGGCTATTTTGTTTTTCCACAGTGCATTGATAGAGAAGAACCCCCTGCGTTCATTAGCATCGTCAACCACATCATCATGAACCAGGGTGGCCGTGTGAAGCAGTTCAACGAATGAGGCGGCGCTGTAGGTACTTTCCGGCAGATTTTCACAAAAAAGCCTGGCGGATAATAACACAAACATGGGACGCATTTGCTTCCCTTTACGCTTAACAATATAGTGCATAACGCGGTCCAGTAACGGAATATTACTTTTTACCGAATCAGCGAATTTGCTTTCAAAATCTTGTAATTCCTTACTTATCAGGTGTTTAATATCATCCATGGCCTAAAATCAAAAGGATTGCTAAGCTAGGTTTAAAATGTGAAACTTTAACATTTTGGCCTCTAATTTGTATAAGAAGTATAACATTCCTTTAACAGCAGCTAAATGTTTTGTTAACGCGAGAATGACGGGGATGAAATGAATGCAGGTTTAAGGTATATAAATACTTTCGTTTATGCACTGCTTTCTAAGTAGTTATCAATGAAAATAATATTGCAAGAAAAATTTGTATATTCATTTATGATTTTTACCTTTGCTTGGTAAAAAACGGGTTATTAGTAAATTTTTAACAGTTTTTAAATAAAAAACAATTATGGCAAGCAAAAAGTACTTATTACTGGCAGGCGCTGTGAGTTTATTAGCCGCGTCTTCTGGTTTTGCACAAACTCAACCAACAGGCTATGATGCTCTGGATTCTTCCAAAGTTCCTAGCAAGAGATTGGTACAGCAAAATAACTTCATGAACCACACTTCCAACTTCCCTGCAAAACCAAGGGATATGTGGGAACTGGGTTTACACGGTGGTCTTCACCTGATTGACGGTACTGTACCTGCAAGACCAGGTTTCGGTGGTGGTGTATCCATTAGAAAATCTTTGGGTCACGTTTTCTCCCTGAGA
This window of the Chitinophaga sp. Cy-1792 genome carries:
- a CDS encoding rhomboid family intramembrane serine protease, with translation MQISKHLRNMPVTLALIAVNTIVFLVIAVSRYDFLSGNADDLLHSGANYWPLTVDQQQYWRIFTSMFLHAGLWHLITNMMGLFIAGLFLEPVVRGPRLCIIYFATGLFADYASIWFHRDAVAVGASGAIFGVYGAFLALLTTSLFKTTARIPFLVFIGLFAGLNIIAAFFVGEIDNVAHISGFISGIICGYLLYPTLSESDGNRLPG
- a CDS encoding RHS repeat domain-containing protein encodes the protein MKYLFALFLPVFITACNAQRGKFTTPRLQAITVHGEQKPALAFKYNDKGQLTAITRYINTSDTTTVRFDYDRFSRVTGMTYEQDNGNQTTVAQTATVTDWDLNGNIRQVDFFNKNHQKVQTAQVRWLNNQPLSLKYNQSRQATSWNYVEGNADWKNIKQAEDNDTTIYFTTSQYEWDFSRNPMRDLANQLLLTDSLPQCHPEAPLPDLCNLMLHISRNNPSLVRLKENQQTTAGKSISSFNRTTTVQYIYAYNSNGYPKSAQVFVNTEGYTHLKSQQQTMVDYQYE
- the rplI gene encoding 50S ribosomal protein L9; protein product: MQIILIQDVDNLGQKNELVSVKNGYARNFLIPQKFAVEASPSNLKQLQERLKVQKVKEEKLLAEIAKVVEVLKASPVKIGAKTGTSGKIFGSVTGVQIARAIKEQKGYEIDRRRIHIIDDVKELGTYKARLDFGKGNETELEFEVVAE
- the rpsR gene encoding 30S ribosomal protein S18; amino-acid sequence: MAVKPKQEIKYLTAVKTEKRQKKYCRFKKMGIKYVDYKDAEFLKKFLNDQGKMLPRRITGNSLKFQRKVAQAIKKARQMALLPYVTDLLK
- the rpsF gene encoding 30S ribosomal protein S6, whose protein sequence is MNYELMVIFTPVLSEDDYKAASKKFADIIKDNGGNVTHENPWGLRSLAYPIRKKTTGMYLVLEYTAPTDLNEKLKVQLNRDENVLRHMTTALDKYAVAYNNRKNYGVNAESKTTEA
- the htpG gene encoding molecular chaperone HtpG, with product MQKGAIRVQTENIFPIIKKFLYSDHEIFIRELVSNAVDATQKLKTLASVGEFKGELGNIDIEVRLDKEKKTITIADHGVGMTAEEVDKYINQVAFSGAEEFLKKYKGQENGTNIIGHFGLGFYSSFMISNQVEIFTKSWKEDAPAVRWECDGSPEYTLEETAKSDRGTEIVMHVNAESEEFLDEGRIRSILTKFCKFLPVPVKFEGEQINNTSPAWTKKPSELTTEDYQNFYKELYPFAEPPLFWIHLNVDYPFNLTGILYFPKISKSYEIQKDKINLYSNQVYVTDEVKDIVPEFLMLLHGVIDSPDIPLNVSRSYLQGDPNVKKINGYITKKVADKLDEMFRNDRKGFEEKWESVGLFVKYGMMTDDKFLEKANKFLLLEDVADGKFYTQEEYRTAATALQTNKEGKLVILYSTNPVAQDSYVQAARKKGFIVIKMETLVDSAFINNIEMKWDNVQFTRVDADIANNLIDKDESVETLLSQDQEDTLKNLFTTEVTQPNIKVDMKGLTADVQPVIVTRPEFMRRMKDMANMGGAGMNWYAAMPDEINMTINANHPVYLQILREKNADLQHKQIKNLADLALLSQNLLTGADLTAFVNRSVELMSQEEEA
- a CDS encoding phospholipase; translated protein: MKKRTIKNFNHVILLSMLALFSCSKKETSVPVSKPDVFESQTVGITSKKTTAVNGNISDYLLYIPDGYNDRKDYRWPIVIFLHGVGEIGTNVEILRNVGLPKVVSGKPFVMVAPQCNATWWNRDVLQQFYREVTTKYHVDSNRVYLTGLSMGGIATWDWICAYPQNFAAAVPIAGSGDPNLVKNVKSLPIWAFHSADDPTVNVEGSRAPVKALQAIGGNVKYTEYPTGGHDSWTRAYATADLYTWLLAQHR
- the recJ gene encoding single-stranded-DNA-specific exonuclease RecJ produces the protein MQKRWTVKAYQPNQEHLLQSSLRIHPLLCRLLVQRNVHTYEAARQFFRPTLADLHDPWLMKDMDKAIARIELAFFRHEKILVYGDYDVDGTTAVATVFDFLRQLYSDIEYYIPHRYREGYGISTQGIDYAKENDFSLVIALDCGIKSIDLIADARSAGIDFIICDHHLPDAILPPAVAILNPKQYDCPYPYKELSGCGIGYKLISAIALKRGLPESAPNKYLDLVATSIAADIVPMTGENRVLAFHGLKKVNEDPLPGIKALMLLNEQKEPLTISNLVFVIAPRVNAAGRMDDARKAVNLFIEDDPEKANAIAAILHADNFDRKEIDSTITQEAVALIQNDITLANKKSTVLYQAHWHKGVVGIVASRLIDKFYYRPTVILTQSNDMVAGSARSVSGFNVYEAIHQCKDLLENYGGHFYAAGMTLRPENVKAFQERFEEVVSRTITADMLVPEIVIDTELMFSDITPAFYNILKQFEPLGPENLRPVFLARNLRDTGFSKLVKEEHIKFSVRQGNSGPSFNGIGFYMSEKFHLVSSKKSFDMAFTLDENEWNGQTSLQLKVIDIR
- a CDS encoding polyprenyl synthetase family protein, which codes for MDDIKHLISKELQDFESKFADSVKSNIPLLDRVMHYIVKRKGKQMRPMFVLLSARLFCENLPESTYSAASFVELLHTATLVHDDVVDDANERRGFFSINALWKNKIAVLVGDYLLSKGLSLCLDNNEFRTLKLISDAVQAMSEGELLQIEKTRKLNIKEDIYFEIIRRKTASLLASACAAGAWSTTNDETTTEQMRLFGEKVGIAFQIKDDLFDYGTEKIGKPTGIDIREKKMTLPLIYTLEHASTEIRRKIINIVKNHNTDKEKVNEVIDIVKASGGIEYATQKMFQYRDEALAILHSLPQTNIRNGLESMVRYTTDRTF